The Gossypium hirsutum isolate 1008001.06 chromosome A13, Gossypium_hirsutum_v2.1, whole genome shotgun sequence nucleotide sequence gaggatatgttgaggggttgtgtcatggatttttgaggtagttgggaggagtacttgccgttggtagagttcgcttacaataacAACTATCAGTCTAgtatccagatggcaccttatgaggcactttatggtcgtaagtgtcgcactcccttATGCTAGACTAAGTTAGGTgagcgacgtgttctgggtccAGAGTTAGTATCAGTGACTGAGGATAAGGTACACATGATTCGTGATCAATTGAAAGCGGTTACTGTTAGACAGAAATactatgtagatttgaaaaggaAGGACATCGAGTATTCTGTGGAGACAtggtttttcttaaggtctcgctatggaagaaggttctgaggttcggtcATAAGGGCAAGCTGAGTTCTCGATTTATTGGGTCGTATTGGATTCTGAAGCGAGTGGGGCCAGTCacatatcagttggagctacctccaaagTTGGATCGTATACATGACGTGTTcgacgtctcgatgttgagacaGTATCACTCTGA carries:
- the LOC121212315 gene encoding uncharacterized protein, with amino-acid sequence MVFLKVSLWKKVLRFGHKGKLSSRFIGSYWILKRVGPVTYQLELPPKLDRIHDVFDVSMLRQYHSDPTHIVPVEEIEVRLDLTFEEEPVQILDRDVKVLHRKSIPLVKVLWRNHITEEATWKPEDPMRQ